Part of the Faecalibacterium duncaniae genome, ATATTTATGGTATTTTGCGTCGTCCTGGGTGGTGATCTCACCGGTGGTCAGGTTGACGCGCAGGATCTTGCCTGCCCAGCCATAGGTTTCAGCCATTGTTGTTCCTCCTTACAGGTCCTTGTAAGCAGCCTGTGCTGCGCTGGTAACGGCATCCCAGTCCACGATGGACAGAGCGCCGGACGGGCAGCCCGCCACGCAGGCACCGCAGGCGATGCACTTGGAGGACTTGCCGGTCTCGGGGTTGACGGTGGGCATGTGCCAGGGGCAGGCCTCCACGCAGGCACCGCAGCCGATGCACTTGTCGGTATCGACCACGCGGATGCCCTGCTCATTGGTGACAATGGCCTTCTGGGGGCATGCATTGCCGCAGGCGGGATCCTCACACTGGCGGCAGGTATCCGGGAAGTAGACAAAGCAGTTGTCGGTGCCGGACAGCAGACCGTTGCCGTCGCCGTCCAGATTCAGGCGGCGCTGGATCTTGACACGGCTGATGTAGGAAGAGCACACGCCGTCGTTGGTCAGGGTGCAGTTGATCTCGCACCGCTGGCAGCCGGTGCACAGGTCAGCATTGACCACCAGCAGACCCTGGGGCAGTGCCCAGGTCGCCACAGCACCGGCGTCCACCTGCTTCTGAGAGCAGCCAAAGAGGGACAGCATAGATGCGGAAAGGGTGAGTCCTGCAAGGCTCTTGCCCGAGATCTTCATAAATTGACGGCGGGTCATGTCAGCCGTCAGAAAATCAGTTTTTGCCATAGGTTTCCATTCCTCCGTGAGGTCACTCTGCGCAGAGCACCTCGGTTACATAGAAATAAGAATTGTTGACGATGTCCGTGACCGCCGTGGACGTAATGGTTGCACCGGAAAGCGCATCCACCTGGGTCATGTCAGCGCTGACCGTGTCGGCCGCACTGCCCTGGGTGGTCAGATCAGCGGCCTGCAGCTTGTACTCGGCCTGCTTTTCAGCGGACCAGTCTGCATAAGGCACTGCCTGTTCCTCGCCGTCCTGCGCGCTCTTGCTCAGACACGCCGCGTACAGCTTGCGCCGTGCCACAGCCTCAGCACTGTTGTCCATCGGGGGGATGAGCGCATCGTCCATCGGCTGGCCGTTCAGGGCCGAGAGGGTCAGCCCGGCTTCATACATCTTCCGGGTAGCCTCGGCCTCCGGGGAGGTATCGCCCGCACGCCATGCGGCGGGGTCAAAGGCCTCAGCGGGGGCAGCGTCGGTCCCGGCGCTGCCTGCGGCAGCAAAAGCCGTGCCGGTGGCCGGGTCGGTCACAGTGTAGCGCTTGCCTGCCAGCGTGAAGGGAGCTGCGCCCTGGTACTGGGCCGTGAACTCCGGGTTCTCACACTGGGCACCCAGGCTGTCGGTCTCGGCCTGTGCCAGGATCTTCACATCCAGCACATTGCCGTCGCGGTCCAGCGTCACACCGGCCTGCACCTCGCTCTGGAAGCCCTGCTTGCTGCCCACCACATAATACGTGGTGTCATCCAGCTGGTACACCGCGCTCACACCATAGGTGGCAGCGTCGGCATCTGCCAGCGGCAGAGCCGTTCCGGCCACCGTGGTGCGGCTGTGCATCAGCCCGCCAAGGCCAAGCGCCATGGCAAGCGTTGCCGCACCCATGGCCGCATAGCCGGGCAGCCGCCTGCGCCACAAGGACTGCGGCGCATGATTTGCCTGCTTCAATTGTATCACCTGCCTGTTTGATTCAGCTGTGCCCGGAACTCCCGGGCACGAAAACAGCCGTTCCACCTGCTGCAACAGTGCGGAACGGTTTCTTCGTTATAAGAATAACATCTTTTCCACCGGTTAGTCAACGTATACGCACAAACAAAGCCCTACAATTTCTCTCAAAAGCTCTTGGTGAAATCATTTCTTTTGCCGGATGAACAGTTTCAATCCATATTCCTCTGCCAGCTCAAGCGACTGTACCGTGGGCATACTCTTGCTCACCAGCGCGGGCACACCGGCCCGGATGGCCTTGCGCACCATATCCACCGGCACCCGGCCGCTGGTAAAGAGCACACACTCCGCCAGCGGCACACCCTCTGTCAGGGCGCAGCCCACGGCCTTGTCCAGCGCGTTGTGGCGGCCCAGATCCTCGCACCGGTACAAGATCCTGCCCGCACGCAGCAGCAGGCAGCTGTGCACGGCATGGGTGGCACGGTAGAGCGGCAGGCCCTGCCCCATGGCATCGGCCAGCGCATCCACCCATGCGGCGGGGATCTCCCGCTGGGGCACCGGAGCCAGCGGCGGCAGCCGCACCGGGCTGGCCAGCGTCAGATTATCGGTGCAGCAGCTGGGCACCTCCTGCCCGGCCTGTTCCGCTGCCGCCAGCGGGTGGCGCAGCTGAACGCTTATTTTGAGGCCCTGCGCGCAGACGGCCACCCGCTCCACCTCGTCAGCAGAAGTGATCCAGCCCTCGGTCAGCAGGCGGCCCAGCGCCAGCTGCGGCAGCAGCTCCGGCGTGCAGACCACCCGGAAGGCTGGCTGTTCGTTGACCAGAATGGCCGCGGCGTGCTCTGCCGCCAGTGTCCGCTCGGTGCCATCTGGCATCCGGACGCTCTCTGCCCCCGGTGCTGCACCGAATTGATCCATGATCTGCATTGGGTGTTCCTCCCCTGTCTGTTTTACTCTGCCCCTATTGTAACACGCTTTTGCTCCGCTGAAAAGCGCCTGTGCCCTCTGGAACAAACTGTCGAT contains:
- a CDS encoding FMN-binding protein, encoding MKQANHAPQSLWRRRLPGYAAMGAATLAMALGLGGLMHSRTTVAGTALPLADADAATYGVSAVYQLDDTTYYVVGSKQGFQSEVQAGVTLDRDGNVLDVKILAQAETDSLGAQCENPEFTAQYQGAAPFTLAGKRYTVTDPATGTAFAAAGSAGTDAAPAEAFDPAAWRAGDTSPEAEATRKMYEAGLTLSALNGQPMDDALIPPMDNSAEAVARRKLYAACLSKSAQDGEEQAVPYADWSAEKQAEYKLQAADLTTQGSAADTVSADMTQVDALSGATITSTAVTDIVNNSYFYVTEVLCAE
- a CDS encoding formate dehydrogenase accessory sulfurtransferase FdhD translates to MQIMDQFGAAPGAESVRMPDGTERTLAAEHAAAILVNEQPAFRVVCTPELLPQLALGRLLTEGWITSADEVERVAVCAQGLKISVQLRHPLAAAEQAGQEVPSCCTDNLTLASPVRLPPLAPVPQREIPAAWVDALADAMGQGLPLYRATHAVHSCLLLRAGRILYRCEDLGRHNALDKAVGCALTEGVPLAECVLFTSGRVPVDMVRKAIRAGVPALVSKSMPTVQSLELAEEYGLKLFIRQKK
- a CDS encoding ferredoxin-like protein; the encoded protein is MAKTDFLTADMTRRQFMKISGKSLAGLTLSASMLSLFGCSQKQVDAGAVATWALPQGLLVVNADLCTGCQRCEINCTLTNDGVCSSYISRVKIQRRLNLDGDGNGLLSGTDNCFVYFPDTCRQCEDPACGNACPQKAIVTNEQGIRVVDTDKCIGCGACVEACPWHMPTVNPETGKSSKCIACGACVAGCPSGALSIVDWDAVTSAAQAAYKDL